One window of the Benincasa hispida cultivar B227 chromosome 3, ASM972705v1, whole genome shotgun sequence genome contains the following:
- the LOC120073350 gene encoding DNA-damage-repair/toleration protein DRT111, chloroplastic, translating into MLGGLYGDLPPPSSAEEDKPTNSTVWSSSTKMAPPTLRKPSSVFAPQTVLRSQSKIKAATSTHPKASVSAPVEPSQPILAEVIAQPALVAVTSTVIEEYDPARPNDYEEYRVEKKRKAMEAEMRKELERRRQEEEEREKKEREEREREYSDSRINISGEEAWRRRAAKSGAIPRSPSPPSSVDGFSIGKSETGGLGVGAGGQMTAAQRMMAKMGWKEGQGLGKQEQGITTPLMAKKTDLRAGVIVNANDTKSEKKVKSVNFNGLPTRVLLLRNMVGPGEVDDELEEEVGSECAKYGTVTRVLIFEITEPNFPVDEAVRIFVQFERSEETTKALVDLDGRYFGGRVVRATFYDEDRFSKNELAPMPGEVPGFT; encoded by the exons ATGCTCGGTGGATTGTACGGGGACCTCCCTCCGCCCTCTTCGGCGGAGGAAGACAAGCCCACCAATTCCACCGTCTGGTCGAGCAGCACAAAAATGGCGCCACCGACTCTACGCAAGCCATCGTCCGTCTTCGCGCCACAGACTGTTCTCAGATCTCAAAGCAAAATAAAAGCCGCCACTTCGACGCACCCCAAGGCTTCGGTGTCAGCTCCGGTGGAGCCGTCTCAGCCGATTCTGGCTGAGGTCATTGCGCAACCGGCATTGGTGGCTGTGACGTCTACGGTTATAGAAGAGTATGATCCAGCGAGGCCGAATGACTACGAGGAATATAGGGtggagaagaagaggaaggcCATGGAGGCTGAGATGAGGAAGGAGCTCGAGAGACGTAGACAAGAGGAGGAAGAGAGGGAGAAGAAGGAGCGAGAGGAGCGAGAAAGAGAATATTCCGATTCTAGGATAAATATTTCAGGCGAGGAAGCTTGGAGAAGGCGCGCGGCTAAGAGTGGGGCAATACCAAGATCGCCATCTCCACCAAGTAGCGTGGACGGCTTCAGCATTGGAAAGTCGGAGACTGGCGGGTTGGGAGTTGGCGCTGGTGGGCAGATGACAGCGGCACAAAGAATGATGGCTAAGATGGGGTGGAAAGAGGGGCAAGGGCTTGGGAAGCAAGAACAAGGGATTACCACCCCTCTGATGGCAAAAAAGACAGATTTGCGTGCTGGAGTAATTGTGAACGCTAATGATACGAAATCAGAGAAGAAGGTGAAGAGTGTTAACTTCAACGGACTACCTACTCGGGTTCTTCTGCTCAGAAACATG GTGGGCCCGGGTGAGGTAGATGATGAGCTAGAAGAGGAAGTAGGATCAGAGTGTGCGAAGTATGGGACAGTAACACGGGTTCTGATATTCGAGATTACAGAACCCAATTTCCCAGTGGACGAAGCTGTTCGAATTTTTGTGCAGTTTGAAAGATCAGAAGAAACTACAAAGGCTTTGGTTGATCTTGATGGTCGATACTTCGGTGGAAGAGTGGTTCGAGCTACATTTTATGACGAGGATAGGTTCAGTAAGAATGAATTAGCTCCAATGCCAGGAGAAGTCCCTGGATTTACATGA